A genomic segment from Desulfurispirillum indicum S5 encodes:
- a CDS encoding metal ABC transporter ATP-binding protein, with product MTIAIDIRNLSFTYEERQVLHDINLQVHEGDFLGIVGPNGSGKSTLLKLILGLLRPGEGSITLFGEDSLSFTQRHRIGYIAQRASSVNLGFPATVSEIVASGLLSRQHFLGRLKPVHKESIQAAIRMVGLAPHSDQMLGKLSGGQQQRVFIARALVSEPELMIFDEPTAGVDGESMERFYQLLEDLHCHHGKTMILVSHDIGVITTRVNKVACLNRELYFHGDNLDFIAQQESILDRAYRHSVQVISHGH from the coding sequence GTGACCATCGCCATCGACATACGCAATCTCAGTTTTACCTATGAAGAGCGCCAGGTTCTCCACGACATTAATCTGCAGGTACACGAGGGCGACTTTCTGGGTATTGTTGGTCCCAATGGTTCGGGAAAGTCAACGCTGCTGAAGCTTATCCTGGGGCTTCTGCGTCCCGGAGAAGGCTCCATCACCCTTTTTGGTGAGGACTCCCTCTCGTTTACCCAGCGTCACCGCATCGGCTATATCGCCCAGCGTGCCAGCAGTGTCAACCTTGGCTTTCCGGCCACGGTCAGCGAGATCGTGGCATCAGGTCTGCTTTCGCGCCAGCATTTTCTGGGGCGCCTGAAGCCGGTTCATAAGGAAAGCATCCAGGCTGCCATCAGGATGGTCGGGCTTGCTCCCCACAGCGACCAGATGCTCGGGAAGCTCTCCGGTGGTCAGCAGCAGCGTGTCTTTATTGCGCGGGCGCTGGTGAGTGAGCCCGAACTGATGATCTTTGACGAACCCACGGCGGGCGTGGACGGCGAATCCATGGAGCGTTTTTATCAGCTGCTCGAGGATCTGCATTGCCACCACGGAAAGACCATGATCCTGGTCAGCCATGATATAGGAGTCATCACCACCCGGGTCAACAAGGTGGCCTGCCTGAACCGGGAGCTGTATTTTCACGGCGACAACCTGGACTTTATCGCGCAGCAGGAGAGCATTCTGGATCGCGCATACCGTCATTCTGTCCAGGTGATCAGCCATGGACACTGA
- a CDS encoding anthranilate synthase component I family protein, whose translation MEITSKEAFTQYHAQYGRYLLRCDIPGDFFTPVFIGRVLSAPFIFESVETRGKWSRYTFIGVEKGDEILVNHQGLFVNGQPLDTEPLEYLDGLLRDRGYRKDPALPDFSGGYVGHIGYDAARLFEKLPSHKHDRLNLPLIHLYEFRKLLIIDNWNNTVTLLFNLEQADDYDEGVRQMTDVVRTLQHAGIRYDRPAGGSLQVEYLFPAEAYMESVRQIKEDIFQGEIIQAVLSQRMQVCAEVAPFTVYRALRRVNPSPYTFFLDFGDYRLIGSSPEMHLKIKDDKAFLRPIAGTRRIAADPLENLRLEQELKADSKEISEHIMLVDLARNDLGRFCKTGSVEVTELMVVEHYSHVMHMVSNVSGTIDPAHSKGLLSMLGDTFPAGTVSGAPKIRAMEIIAQHEELARGIYSGVVGYFDYAGNMDTCIAIRTLVNKGQNQYSVQAGAGIVAESDPLKEHEECQNKAAALMRALEMALQMEEAHAAYDR comes from the coding sequence ATGGAAATTACCTCCAAAGAGGCTTTTACACAGTATCACGCCCAGTATGGCCGCTACCTTCTGCGGTGTGATATTCCCGGCGACTTCTTTACACCCGTTTTCATAGGCCGCGTGCTGAGCGCTCCTTTTATATTTGAGTCAGTGGAAACCCGCGGTAAGTGGAGCCGCTATACTTTTATCGGCGTGGAGAAAGGGGACGAAATCCTGGTGAACCACCAGGGGCTGTTTGTCAATGGTCAGCCCCTTGACACGGAACCCCTGGAATATCTGGACGGGCTGCTGCGGGATCGGGGCTACCGCAAGGATCCCGCTCTCCCCGACTTCTCCGGAGGCTATGTGGGCCATATCGGATACGATGCCGCGCGACTCTTCGAAAAGCTGCCCTCCCATAAGCACGACCGGCTCAACCTCCCCCTCATTCACCTGTATGAGTTTCGCAAGCTGCTGATCATTGACAACTGGAACAATACCGTGACCCTGCTCTTTAACCTTGAGCAGGCTGACGACTATGATGAAGGCGTCCGGCAGATGACCGATGTGGTGCGCACGCTGCAGCATGCGGGAATCCGCTATGACAGACCGGCAGGCGGATCACTGCAGGTGGAGTACCTCTTTCCCGCCGAAGCGTATATGGAGAGCGTCCGACAGATCAAGGAGGATATTTTCCAGGGAGAAATCATCCAGGCCGTGCTCAGTCAGCGCATGCAGGTCTGTGCCGAGGTGGCGCCATTTACAGTTTACCGGGCCCTGCGCCGGGTAAACCCCTCTCCCTACACTTTCTTCCTGGATTTTGGAGACTATCGCCTCATCGGTTCATCACCGGAGATGCACCTGAAGATCAAAGACGACAAGGCGTTCCTGCGCCCCATCGCCGGAACCCGTCGCATTGCGGCCGACCCCTTGGAGAACCTGCGCCTGGAGCAGGAGCTGAAGGCGGACTCCAAGGAGATTTCCGAACACATAATGCTGGTGGATCTGGCACGCAACGATCTGGGACGCTTCTGTAAAACCGGCTCCGTGGAAGTGACCGAGCTGATGGTGGTGGAACACTACTCCCACGTCATGCATATGGTCTCCAATGTCAGCGGCACCATCGACCCGGCCCACAGCAAAGGGCTGCTCAGCATGCTGGGGGACACCTTTCCCGCCGGTACCGTTTCCGGTGCGCCCAAAATACGCGCCATGGAGATTATCGCCCAGCACGAGGAGCTGGCACGGGGGATCTACAGCGGTGTTGTAGGCTACTTTGACTACGCCGGCAACATGGATACCTGCATCGCCATACGCACCCTTGTCAACAAAGGACAGAACCAGTATTCGGTGCAGGCTGGCGCTGGTATTGTCGCCGAAAGCGATCCCCTGAAGGAACATGAAGAGTGTCAGAACAAGGCCGCTGCCCTGATGCGCGCCCTGGAAATGGCCCTGCAAATGGAGGAAGCCCATGCTGCTTATGATCGATAA
- a CDS encoding anthranilate synthase component II: MLLMIDNYDSFTYNIVQIVDKYIPTKVVRPDEVTLEEVMALKPARIILSPGPSSPDPNGLCAQLVRHASVPLLGVCLGHQTIIAALGGQVVPSGNVFHGKSSVITHDSSHLFRNIPQHIRVARYHSLIGLRPLPAELRITAQTEDGTIMAVEHVSRPLYGIQFHPESILCQHGEDILCNFLEVPRQQGRDHHISVAV; this comes from the coding sequence ATGCTGCTTATGATCGATAATTACGACTCCTTCACCTATAACATCGTGCAGATTGTGGACAAATATATACCCACAAAGGTCGTTCGCCCCGACGAAGTGACCCTGGAAGAGGTCATGGCGCTGAAACCGGCCAGAATCATCCTCTCACCCGGCCCCTCCAGCCCCGACCCCAATGGGCTGTGCGCCCAGCTGGTGCGCCATGCCAGCGTGCCCCTGCTGGGCGTATGCCTCGGCCACCAGACCATCATCGCAGCCCTGGGCGGCCAGGTGGTTCCATCGGGCAATGTTTTCCACGGCAAGAGCAGCGTCATTACCCATGACAGCAGCCACCTGTTTCGCAATATCCCGCAACATATCCGGGTTGCCCGCTACCACTCCCTGATCGGGCTGCGTCCCCTGCCCGCAGAATTGCGCATCACCGCCCAGACCGAAGATGGCACCATCATGGCCGTGGAACATGTCAGTCGGCCGCTGTATGGCATTCAGTTTCACCCTGAAAGCATTCTCTGTCAGCATGGTGAGGACATCCTCTGCAATTTCCTTGAAGTTCCCAGACAACAGGGGCGCGATCACCATATTTCCGTGGCAGTATGA
- a CDS encoding sensor histidine kinase codes for MNSDRTYFASPERSSHQNVLDQQQLLLDYHSTVQLLDSIAQPIMILNGNRQIALCNRALMAMLLVKNRDDILGKRPGEVVGCVNAFLEAGGCGTAEACRNCGAVLAILESLQGEESYRECLLNVESQGKSDSLELGINATALHVQNQVFSILTISNLSHEKRRQNLERIFFHDIINTAGSLQSYVELLVDNLRESNTISSGGPFSTRQMLNSLQQASRQLTEEILEQRDLLMAETDQLEVRREYCASLELLSGVVGQYLGNRLAKDIAINIDTSSENITFNSSGLLIRRVLGNMLKNALEASAPGQVVDVGCRRSSDGTQIDFWVRNQTVMPRDIQLKLFQRSFSTKGRDRGLGTYSMKLLTERYLGGTVRFEVCQREGTTFIASYPL; via the coding sequence ATGAATAGCGATAGAACCTATTTTGCATCACCGGAGCGCTCCTCGCACCAGAATGTACTGGATCAGCAGCAGCTGCTGCTGGACTACCACAGCACGGTGCAGCTGCTTGACAGCATTGCGCAGCCTATCATGATTCTCAACGGGAATCGGCAGATTGCCCTGTGCAACCGGGCACTGATGGCAATGCTGCTGGTAAAGAATCGTGACGATATACTGGGAAAACGACCAGGCGAAGTAGTGGGGTGCGTCAATGCCTTTCTCGAGGCCGGTGGCTGCGGAACCGCCGAGGCCTGCCGCAACTGCGGAGCGGTGCTGGCCATTCTCGAATCCCTGCAGGGCGAGGAGTCCTACCGGGAGTGTCTGCTCAATGTGGAGTCCCAGGGGAAGTCCGATTCTCTGGAGCTGGGTATTAACGCCACGGCACTGCATGTCCAGAACCAGGTCTTCTCTATCCTGACCATCAGCAATCTCAGCCACGAAAAACGGCGGCAGAACCTGGAACGTATCTTCTTCCACGATATCATCAACACCGCCGGCAGCCTGCAAAGCTATGTGGAGTTGCTGGTGGATAACCTCCGCGAAAGTAATACGATCTCATCCGGTGGCCCTTTTTCCACCCGGCAGATGCTCAACTCACTGCAGCAGGCTTCGCGCCAGCTCACCGAAGAGATTCTTGAACAGCGAGATCTGCTTATGGCGGAGACCGACCAGCTGGAGGTACGCCGTGAGTACTGCGCCTCCCTGGAACTGCTCTCCGGCGTGGTGGGACAGTACCTGGGGAACCGCCTGGCAAAGGATATTGCCATCAATATCGACACCAGCTCGGAAAACATCACCTTCAACTCTTCGGGACTGCTGATTCGGCGTGTGCTGGGCAATATGCTGAAAAATGCCCTGGAGGCATCCGCGCCTGGACAGGTGGTGGATGTGGGTTGCCGTCGCAGCAGCGATGGCACTCAGATTGACTTCTGGGTACGCAACCAGACCGTCATGCCCCGCGACATCCAGCTCAAACTCTTTCAACGCTCCTTCTCCACCAAAGGGCGCGATCGCGGGCTGGGCACCTACAGCATGAAGCTGCTCACCGAACGCTACCTGGGTGGCACAGTGCGTTTTGAAGTGTGCCAGCGCGAAGGAACCACCTTTATCGCCAGCTACCCCCTCTGA
- a CDS encoding ketopantoate reductase family protein yields MTDLHRAVPHMLIVGAGAIGSYYGSKLHRAGARVSFLCRSGGDMLRETGITIDSLHEERFHFHPQRVLMAGEPCPEPVDYIVLTTKVLPGISGVDIIRPYLGEQTVIVLIQNGIDIEVPYRQAYPEHEIISVLAFVCVSRLSPGKILHQDYGKLALGNYPEGKTPYLEALVELLRLGGVTCEVTDRVQEARWRKLVWNASFNTLSVLGGGVDTAQLLADEESCQLVRQVMEEVCLVAAAEGHRLVPSIVDEQIEHTRVMTPYKTSMLLDYENRRPMEVEVIAGNPMRKARLHGLSVPRLEMIYRLLRLQDAQRRRQRG; encoded by the coding sequence ATGACAGACTTGCACAGGGCCGTACCGCATATGCTGATTGTCGGAGCAGGGGCCATCGGCTCCTATTATGGATCGAAACTCCACCGCGCGGGCGCACGCGTCAGTTTTCTCTGCCGCTCTGGCGGGGATATGCTGCGTGAAACGGGAATCACCATCGATTCGCTCCACGAAGAGCGCTTCCACTTCCATCCCCAGCGTGTTCTCATGGCCGGTGAACCCTGCCCGGAACCCGTGGATTACATTGTGCTCACCACCAAGGTCCTGCCCGGCATCAGCGGCGTCGACATCATCCGTCCCTACCTGGGGGAACAGACGGTTATCGTACTCATCCAGAATGGTATTGATATTGAAGTTCCCTATCGGCAGGCCTATCCTGAACACGAGATTATCAGTGTGCTGGCCTTTGTGTGCGTCAGTCGCCTTTCGCCCGGAAAGATACTCCACCAGGACTATGGCAAGCTGGCACTGGGGAATTATCCTGAGGGGAAAACCCCATACCTTGAGGCGCTGGTGGAGTTGCTGCGCCTTGGTGGTGTCACCTGTGAAGTTACCGACAGGGTTCAGGAAGCGCGCTGGCGCAAGCTGGTATGGAATGCCTCTTTTAACACCCTGTCGGTGCTGGGTGGAGGTGTGGATACCGCTCAGTTGCTGGCTGACGAGGAGTCTTGCCAGCTGGTACGCCAGGTCATGGAGGAAGTATGTCTGGTGGCCGCTGCTGAGGGGCACCGCCTGGTACCCTCAATTGTTGATGAGCAGATTGAGCACACGCGGGTGATGACTCCCTATAAAACCAGCATGTTGCTGGATTATGAGAATCGCCGGCCCATGGAAGTGGAGGTGATCGCGGGAAATCCAATGCGCAAAGCGCGGCTGCACGGCCTGAGTGTGCCGCGACTTGAGATGATCTACCGGCTGCTGCGCCTGCAGGATGCTCAGCGCAGACGTCAGAGGGGGTAG
- a CDS encoding pyridoxal phosphate-dependent aminotransferase: MFKPHIQAMSAYTPPLEGRSTSGCLLLDFNESTQPPPAFVIDALSHFLASGRLQVYPEYADLAEKIGHYVQLSAKHCLFTNGSDQAIDVLMRLLVNPGDQVVLLSPSFAMFEQAAGLEHADIVEISYCQDFSFPYQEVEAAIATGLPKVVVLVNPNNPTGTPIERKFLERLIQSWPQTFFIVDEAYYEFHGETVKDMVPAHRNMAVLRTFSKAFALAALRMGYLLAHEDVVEQLLKVRGPYDVNMLGAVAAAAALDSPGYMHDYVAEVMNHAKPMLTQYLRQHSIDVYEGRANFLLLRPDDPDALMAFLKTRGILVRRGRRVASSMVRMSIGTRQDVQRCIAALDEYLSHHATQEE, encoded by the coding sequence ATGTTTAAACCTCATATTCAGGCGATGTCTGCATATACTCCCCCCCTGGAAGGAAGATCCACTTCCGGCTGCCTGCTGCTCGACTTTAACGAATCGACCCAGCCTCCACCAGCATTTGTCATCGACGCGCTGAGCCACTTTCTTGCCAGTGGCAGGCTCCAGGTGTACCCGGAATATGCCGACCTCGCCGAAAAAATCGGTCACTACGTCCAGCTGTCGGCAAAGCACTGCCTCTTTACCAATGGTTCTGATCAGGCCATAGATGTTCTGATGCGCCTGCTGGTGAATCCCGGCGACCAGGTTGTGCTGCTGAGTCCTTCGTTCGCCATGTTTGAACAGGCTGCGGGCCTTGAGCATGCGGATATTGTGGAAATATCCTACTGCCAGGATTTCTCTTTCCCTTACCAGGAGGTCGAAGCGGCCATTGCCACTGGACTCCCCAAGGTGGTGGTACTGGTCAACCCCAACAACCCAACGGGAACCCCCATTGAGCGAAAGTTTCTGGAGCGCCTTATTCAGAGCTGGCCACAAACGTTCTTCATCGTGGACGAGGCATACTACGAGTTCCACGGCGAAACCGTCAAGGACATGGTCCCCGCCCACCGCAATATGGCCGTGCTGCGCACCTTCTCCAAAGCCTTCGCCCTTGCGGCACTGCGCATGGGCTACCTGCTGGCTCACGAGGACGTGGTGGAGCAGCTTCTGAAGGTGCGTGGCCCCTATGATGTCAACATGCTGGGCGCGGTTGCGGCAGCGGCGGCCCTGGACAGTCCAGGGTATATGCATGATTATGTCGCGGAGGTCATGAACCACGCCAAACCCATGCTGACTCAGTACCTCCGTCAACATTCCATCGACGTCTACGAGGGGCGGGCCAACTTTCTGCTGCTCAGGCCCGACGATCCCGACGCCCTTATGGCTTTTCTGAAAACCCGGGGTATCCTGGTTCGCCGAGGTCGCCGCGTGGCTTCCTCCATGGTACGAATGAGCATCGGAACCCGTCAGGATGTCCAGCGCTGTATCGCGGCGCTGGACGAATACCTGTCGCACCACGCGACCCAAGAGGAGTAA
- a CDS encoding cytochrome c biogenesis CcdA family protein → MDLTLWTAFIAGILSFISPCLLPLVPAYFSFITGGAAQMDMTGSDRLRLFIRALWFVLGFSLVFIIMGASASALGILLIQQQVLLAKVAGAVIFLFGLHYTGFLPIKWLYHEKRLHLQKIPTGALGSFIMGFAFGFGWTPCIGPILAAILTIAASKETIAEGMILLSVYSAGLGIPFLVSTLLISHFMGFLQRMKSGMRVVEIVSGILLMVIGIMIFSGYMGYIAAWMNQAFPFTVNL, encoded by the coding sequence ATGGATCTGACTCTTTGGACGGCATTCATTGCCGGAATCCTTTCCTTCATATCTCCCTGCCTGCTCCCCCTGGTGCCGGCCTATTTCTCCTTTATCACCGGTGGTGCCGCCCAGATGGACATGACCGGCTCCGACCGCCTGCGCCTCTTTATCCGCGCGCTCTGGTTCGTGCTCGGCTTCTCCCTGGTCTTCATCATCATGGGAGCTTCGGCATCGGCCCTGGGTATTCTTCTGATCCAGCAGCAGGTACTGCTGGCCAAAGTGGCAGGTGCCGTCATCTTCCTGTTTGGCCTGCACTACACGGGATTTCTGCCCATTAAATGGCTTTACCACGAAAAACGCCTGCACCTGCAGAAAATCCCCACTGGCGCGCTGGGCTCCTTTATTATGGGATTTGCCTTCGGCTTTGGCTGGACACCGTGTATCGGCCCGATTCTGGCGGCGATTCTCACCATTGCGGCCTCCAAGGAGACCATCGCCGAAGGCATGATTCTACTCAGTGTCTACTCCGCGGGACTCGGCATTCCCTTCCTGGTTTCCACACTGCTGATCAGTCACTTCATGGGCTTTCTGCAGCGCATGAAATCCGGCATGCGCGTTGTGGAAATAGTCAGCGGAATCCTGCTGATGGTTATCGGCATCATGATTTTTTCCGGCTATATGGGATATATCGCCGCCTGGATGAATCAGGCTTTTCCTTTTACGGTAAACCTGTAA
- the mgtE gene encoding magnesium transporter: MEEQQENPSEFAQRFAGEDWSEASVELLESMHTADIAAVLSKVSPEECLRIFGLLSRKRWVELFAYLSIPRQTEILELLSVKDGRYILTHLFPDDRTALLEQLPAEKLANFLKLLSPDDVKQVLKQLGYPEESVGRLMNTHFVAVKAHWTIKHALEYIRVHSLQGETINTIFVIDRERRLKDAIELKHFLLGHLNDRVETIMPGNVISIEADQDREEAARVIKHYDIEVLPVIDHQGVLLGIMTVDDIMDVVEQEATEDFHKMGSVGVVDLSLRDATPALLYRKRVGWLVLLTFVNIFSGAGIAHFEATIEAVIVLVFFLPLIVASSGNAGAQSATLMVRALATGDIQRRDWLRMWGKELLVSLGLGVTMALAIVMIGVWRGGVDVGMVVALSMFLVVIVGSMVGMLLPFALSRFNFDPAAASAPLITSIADVTGILIYFSIATAFLL; encoded by the coding sequence ATGGAAGAGCAACAGGAAAACCCCTCTGAGTTCGCCCAGCGCTTTGCCGGCGAAGACTGGAGTGAAGCATCCGTTGAGCTGCTTGAAAGCATGCACACGGCGGATATTGCCGCGGTGCTCTCCAAGGTCAGCCCAGAGGAGTGCCTGCGCATCTTTGGCCTGCTCTCACGCAAGCGCTGGGTGGAGCTCTTTGCCTACCTGAGCATTCCCCGCCAGACAGAGATCCTGGAGCTCCTCAGCGTCAAGGATGGCCGCTATATCCTGACACACCTCTTCCCCGACGACCGCACAGCCTTGCTGGAGCAGCTGCCAGCGGAAAAACTGGCCAACTTCCTGAAACTGCTCAGCCCCGACGACGTCAAGCAGGTTCTCAAGCAGCTTGGCTACCCAGAGGAGAGCGTAGGTCGCCTGATGAACACCCACTTCGTTGCGGTGAAGGCGCACTGGACCATCAAACACGCCCTGGAATACATCCGCGTGCACAGCCTGCAGGGCGAAACCATCAACACCATCTTCGTCATCGACCGCGAACGCAGACTCAAAGACGCCATTGAGCTGAAGCACTTCCTCCTGGGGCACCTCAATGACCGGGTGGAGACCATCATGCCCGGCAATGTCATCAGCATCGAAGCTGATCAGGATCGCGAAGAAGCCGCCAGGGTCATCAAACACTATGACATCGAAGTTCTGCCCGTCATCGACCATCAAGGGGTACTGCTGGGAATCATGACCGTTGACGACATCATGGACGTCGTGGAACAGGAAGCTACGGAAGACTTCCACAAGATGGGGAGTGTGGGTGTCGTTGACCTGAGCCTGCGTGACGCCACGCCCGCACTGCTGTACCGCAAGCGGGTCGGCTGGCTCGTGCTGCTCACCTTTGTCAACATCTTCAGTGGAGCGGGTATTGCCCACTTTGAGGCCACCATCGAGGCGGTCATCGTCCTGGTCTTCTTTTTGCCTCTGATTGTTGCCAGCAGCGGTAATGCCGGAGCCCAGTCCGCTACCCTGATGGTGCGTGCCCTGGCCACCGGTGATATCCAAAGGCGCGACTGGCTGCGCATGTGGGGCAAGGAACTGCTTGTTTCTTTAGGTCTGGGCGTTACCATGGCCCTGGCCATTGTCATGATTGGTGTCTGGCGGGGAGGCGTTGATGTTGGCATGGTAGTGGCCCTCTCCATGTTCCTGGTCGTCATCGTAGGCAGCATGGTTGGCATGCTGCTGCCCTTTGCCCTCAGTCGCTTCAACTTCGATCCGGCTGCGGCCAGTGCTCCACTGATCACCTCCATCGCGGATGTGACCGGCATTCTCATCTACTTTTCCATCGCCACGGCCTTCCTCCTGTAG
- the accD gene encoding acetyl-CoA carboxylase, carboxyltransferase subunit beta — translation MTEKTSIPEGIWIKCKECKDTIYSKDFQENLYVCPKCQHHERLGAAERIATLLDANSFVEFDADLRPVDVLEFVDSKSYAARIVETEKKLGTKDAIVCGRGTILGHSVEISIFDFAYMGGSMGSVVGEKITRSIERGIAEKRPVIIVSCSGGARMQESTLSLMQMAKTSAALHELGRHGIPYISLLTDPTTGGVTASFAMLGDLNIAEPKALIGFAGPRVIEQTIRQKLPNGFQRSEFLLEHGMLDMVVHRKDLPATISHSLGLLGF, via the coding sequence ATGACAGAAAAAACCAGTATCCCTGAAGGCATCTGGATAAAATGCAAGGAGTGCAAGGACACCATATACAGCAAGGACTTCCAGGAAAATCTCTACGTATGTCCAAAGTGCCAGCACCATGAGCGACTGGGTGCCGCCGAGCGCATTGCCACCCTGCTGGACGCCAACTCCTTTGTGGAGTTCGACGCGGACCTGAGACCTGTGGATGTCCTGGAATTCGTCGACTCCAAATCCTACGCGGCGCGCATTGTGGAGACAGAAAAGAAGCTCGGCACCAAGGATGCCATCGTCTGCGGACGTGGCACCATCCTTGGACACAGCGTGGAAATAAGTATTTTTGACTTCGCCTATATGGGTGGAAGCATGGGCAGTGTGGTCGGCGAGAAAATCACCCGTTCCATTGAGCGCGGCATTGCGGAAAAGCGCCCGGTCATTATCGTTTCCTGCTCGGGTGGAGCCAGAATGCAGGAATCAACCCTCAGTCTGATGCAGATGGCCAAGACCTCTGCGGCTCTCCATGAACTTGGCCGCCATGGCATTCCCTATATCAGCCTGCTGACTGACCCCACCACTGGTGGCGTCACCGCATCATTTGCCATGCTCGGCGATCTGAACATTGCCGAACCCAAAGCGCTGATCGGCTTTGCCGGTCCCCGCGTCATAGAGCAGACCATCCGCCAGAAACTCCCCAACGGCTTCCAGCGTTCGGAGTTTCTGCTGGAGCATGGCATGCTCGACATGGTCGTGCACCGCAAGGATCTGCCCGCGACCATCAGCCACTCCCTGGGTCTGCTGGGTTTCTGA